The Blastococcus colisei DNA window GCCCGGGTTGCGGGGGTAGCCGGGCTCCGTACGGGGCAGTCATCGCCGTGTGAGCGTCCCACCTCTGCGGCTGCCCGACGCCCTTGCCGCGTTGCGGGACCAGCTGGCCGCGACGCCCCTCGGGCTCGCCACGCCGGCCCGGGACACCGCCGCACGCGCGGCCCGTGCCGTCCGCGACCAGATCGACGACTACCTGCTCCCCCGGCTCGGTGATCTCGACGCGCCCCTGCTGACCGTCGTCGGCGGCTCCACCGGCGCCGGGAAGTCCACCCTGGTCAACAGCCTCATCGGGAGTCCGGTGACCACCGCCGGCGTGCTCCGGCCGACGACGCGAGCCCCCGTGCTCGTCTGCGCGCGGACCGACGTGGCGGCGTTCGAGGGCGACCGCGTCCTGCCCGGGCTGGCCCGGGTCACCGGCGGCGCCGGCGGCCCGGGAACCGTGCAGCTGGTCGTCCGGGACGACGTCCCCGCCGGGCTGGCACTCCTGGACGCCCCGGACGTCGACTCGGTGGTGGAGTCCAACCGCGAGCTGGCCGGTCAGCTGCTGGCCGCGGCCGACCTGTGGGTCTTCGTCACCACCGCCGCCCGCTACGCCGATGCGGTGCCCTGGGATCTGCTCCGGACCGCGCAGGAACGCGGTACCGCCCTCGCCGTCGTGCTCGACCGGGTGCCGCCGGAGGCCGCGGCCGAGGTGGCCGCCGACCTGCACGGGATGCTGCAGCGGGCCGGCCTGGCCGGCGCTCGCCTCTTCGTCGTGGAGGAGCGCCCGCTGGTGGACGGACGGGTGCCGGAGGACCAGGTGGCGCCGCTGCGGACCTGGCTGCACGAGCTCGCCGCCGATCAGGAGGCGCGCGCCGCCGTCGTCCGCCAGACGCTCACCGGCGCGCTCGACAGCCTGGAGCAGCGGGTCGGCGGCGTCGCCGTCGTCGTCGACGAGCAGGTGGCGGCGGGGAACGCCCTCCGCGGTGCGGCGGCCGCCGCCTACACGGCCGCCTACCAGGGCATCGACGACGGCGTGCGCAGCGGCACGCTGCTGCGCGGCGAGGTGCTGGCCCGGTGGCAGGAGTTCGTGGGCACCGGCGAGTGGATGCGCGCCCTGCAGGGCCAGGTCGGCCGGCTGCGCGACCGCGTGGTCAGCGTGGTCACCGGCCGGCCCACGCCGGCCGACGACCTCCAGGGCGCGTTGGAGAACAGCGTCGAGCGACTGCTGCGCGCCGAGGCCGACCGTGCCGCGGAGCGGACGGTGACCGCCTGGCACTCGCTGCCCGCGGGCGCGCAGCTCCTGGCCGGCGACGAGCGGGACCTCGAGCGGGTGTCGCCCGACTTCCCGGAGGCAGCGGCC harbors:
- a CDS encoding ABC transporter, translated to MSVPPLRLPDALAALRDQLAATPLGLATPARDTAARAARAVRDQIDDYLLPRLGDLDAPLLTVVGGSTGAGKSTLVNSLIGSPVTTAGVLRPTTRAPVLVCARTDVAAFEGDRVLPGLARVTGGAGGPGTVQLVVRDDVPAGLALLDAPDVDSVVESNRELAGQLLAAADLWVFVTTAARYADAVPWDLLRTAQERGTALAVVLDRVPPEAAAEVAADLHGMLQRAGLAGARLFVVEERPLVDGRVPEDQVAPLRTWLHELAADQEARAAVVRQTLTGALDSLEQRVGGVAVVVDEQVAAGNALRGAAAAAYTAAYQGIDDGVRSGTLLRGEVLARWQEFVGTGEWMRALQGQVGRLRDRVVSVVTGRPTPADDLQGALENSVERLLRAEADRAAERTVTAWHSLPAGAQLLAGDERDLERVSPDFPEAAAAQVRDWQGMVLDLVRDQGGDKRSRARILSWGVNGAGAVVMVAVFAHTGGLTGGEVAVAGGTTAVGQRVLEAVFGDAAVRSLAAQARADLQRRADGLLRYEQARFDDRVDDAAPVPGAAEALRATVAGLAAVRRADS